A genome region from Labilibaculum antarcticum includes the following:
- the sufB gene encoding Fe-S cluster assembly protein SufB — protein sequence MAKEEQDKILDEVTQSDYKYGFVTDIENDDIGKGLSEDVIRLISSKKNEPEFMLEYRLKAYRHWLTMKMPEWAYLKIPPIDYQDIIYYSAPVQKAKLESMDDVDPEIRATFDKLGIPLDEQKLLSNVAVDVVMDSSSVKTTFKQALAEKGVIFCSFSDAVQEHPDLIQEYMGTVVPIQDNFFAALNSAVFSDGSFVYIPKGVRCPMELSTYFRINAENTGQFERTLIVCEDDSYVSYLEGCTAPMRDENQLHAAIVEIIVKDNAEVKYSTVQNWYPGNKDGVGGIYNFVTKRGICEGKNAKLMWAQVETGSAVTWKYPSTILKGDGSSSEFYSVAVTNHHQQADTGSKMIHIGNNTKSTIISKGISAGKSSNSYRGMVKVTKNCEGARNFSQCDSLLLGDKCGAHTFPYLEIGNKSAKVEHEATTSKIGEDQIFYCNQRGISTEDAIGLIVNGYAKEVINKMPMEFAVEAQKLLAISLEGSVG from the coding sequence ATGGCAAAAGAAGAACAAGATAAGATATTAGATGAGGTAACGCAAAGCGATTACAAATATGGCTTTGTTACCGATATTGAAAATGATGATATAGGCAAAGGTCTTAGCGAAGATGTAATTCGTTTGATTTCGTCGAAAAAGAATGAGCCTGAATTTATGCTTGAGTATAGATTGAAAGCATATCGTCATTGGTTAACTATGAAGATGCCCGAATGGGCCTATTTAAAGATTCCACCAATTGATTATCAGGATATTATCTACTATTCTGCGCCAGTACAAAAGGCGAAATTGGAAAGTATGGATGATGTGGATCCGGAAATTCGCGCCACTTTCGATAAGTTGGGGATTCCTTTGGATGAACAAAAACTTTTGTCGAATGTTGCAGTAGATGTGGTGATGGACTCATCATCAGTAAAAACTACATTTAAGCAAGCTTTGGCCGAAAAAGGAGTTATTTTCTGCTCATTTAGCGATGCAGTTCAGGAACATCCCGATTTAATTCAGGAATACATGGGAACGGTAGTTCCTATTCAGGATAACTTTTTTGCCGCTCTTAACTCTGCAGTGTTTTCTGATGGATCATTTGTATACATTCCTAAAGGAGTACGTTGTCCAATGGAGCTGTCAACCTATTTCCGTATCAATGCCGAAAATACCGGTCAGTTCGAGCGTACATTAATTGTATGTGAAGATGATAGTTACGTGAGTTATCTGGAAGGATGTACCGCACCAATGCGTGATGAAAATCAGTTGCATGCAGCTATTGTCGAAATTATTGTGAAGGATAATGCAGAGGTGAAATACTCTACGGTTCAAAACTGGTATCCGGGCAATAAAGATGGAGTAGGCGGTATTTACAATTTTGTAACCAAACGTGGTATTTGCGAAGGTAAAAATGCAAAGTTGATGTGGGCTCAGGTGGAGACCGGATCGGCAGTAACCTGGAAATACCCATCTACAATATTAAAAGGGGATGGCTCGTCAAGCGAATTTTATTCGGTAGCTGTAACTAATCATCATCAGCAAGCGGATACCGGATCAAAAATGATTCACATTGGTAACAATACCAAAAGTACGATCATATCAAAAGGAATATCAGCAGGAAAAAGCAGCAACTCTTACCGGGGAATGGTTAAGGTAACCAAGAACTGTGAAGGAGCTCGTAACTTTTCTCAATGCGATTCGTTACTCTTAGGAGACAAATGTGGAGCACACACATTCCCTTATCTCGAAATTGGCAATAAATCGGCTAAAGTTGAGCACGAAGCTACCACCTCTAAAATTGGTGAAGATCAAATTTTCTATTGCAATCAGCGAGGTATTTCTACCGAGGATGCCATTGGTTTAATTGTAAACGGTTATGCCAAAGAGGTAATCAATAAAATGCCTATGGAATTTGCTGTTGAAGCTCAAAAGCTCTTGGCAATTAGTTTAGAAGGATCTGTAGGGTAA
- the sufC gene encoding Fe-S cluster assembly ATPase SufC gives MLSIKNLHVSIDGKEILKGINLEVKPGEVHAIMGPNGAGKSTLAAVLAGRDLYEVTEGEITFQGKNILEMTPEDRAKEGIFLGFQYPIEIPGVSTVNFMKTAVNEHRKHKGLDPLTASDFLKLMRDKKNLVEIDSKLTNRSVNEGFSGGEKKKNEIFQMAMLEPKLAVLDETDSGLDIDALRVVANGVNKLKTADNSTIVITHYQRLLDYIIPDVVHVLFDGRIVKTAGKELALELEAKGYDWIKEENGK, from the coding sequence ATGTTAAGCATTAAAAATTTACACGTTTCCATTGATGGAAAGGAAATCTTAAAAGGAATTAATCTGGAGGTTAAACCAGGAGAAGTTCATGCTATCATGGGACCTAATGGTGCTGGTAAAAGTACTTTAGCGGCAGTATTAGCAGGAAGAGATTTGTATGAAGTAACCGAAGGTGAAATTACCTTTCAAGGAAAAAACATTTTGGAAATGACACCGGAAGATCGTGCTAAAGAAGGCATCTTCTTAGGTTTTCAGTATCCGATAGAAATTCCTGGAGTTTCAACCGTTAATTTCATGAAGACTGCTGTTAACGAACATCGTAAGCACAAAGGTTTGGATCCATTAACGGCTTCGGATTTTTTAAAGCTGATGCGCGATAAAAAAAACTTAGTTGAAATCGATTCAAAATTGACAAATCGTTCCGTAAACGAAGGATTTTCAGGTGGAGAAAAGAAGAAGAATGAGATTTTTCAAATGGCTATGTTGGAACCTAAATTGGCTGTTTTAGACGAAACCGATTCAGGCTTGGATATTGATGCTCTTCGTGTTGTAGCGAATGGGGTGAATAAATTGAAAACTGCCGACAACTCAACAATCGTGATTACTCACTACCAACGTTTATTAGATTACATCATTCCTGATGTTGTTCATGTTTTGTTTGACGGTCGAATCGTAAAAACTGCTGGTAAAGAGCTTGCTCTTGAACTGGAAGCAAAAGGATACGACTGGATTAAGGAAGAAAACGGAAAATAG
- the sufD gene encoding Fe-S cluster assembly protein SufD, whose translation MADINTINKDFADLFEQGKELLVNGSSDHMNETREKAFVQFQELGVPTRVNENYKYTNLIPAFDHPYNVNLRYMEVDVDLNDIFQCDVPELDTNMVLLTNGWYYGENKELTELPKGVIVCGVQEAAVKYPDIFNAHYGKYAKPDEDGIVALNTALAKDGLFIYVPKGVVIERPIQVVNLLRSDRDLMATQRNLFIIEENAQAKIIVCDHTLTHHKYLSNSVTEVNVAPNAVFDLYTLQNQHLNSVILNSIFIRQDTNSNVLTNTISLYGGTIRNNHHVLLDGEHCENNTYGMYLLDNKQHVDNFTSIDHAKPNCLSNEHFKGVMDGEATGAFAGRINVRRDAQKTLAYQSNNNLLLSDDAQIYTKPQLIIDADDVKCSHGATVGQMDEDALFYLRARGIDEKEARQMLMFAFAHEIIEKIRVEPLKDRIDALVDTRLRGEISKCNTCAIACKN comes from the coding sequence ATGGCCGATATAAATACAATTAATAAGGATTTCGCTGATCTGTTCGAGCAAGGCAAAGAATTGCTTGTGAATGGTTCTTCTGATCATATGAATGAGACTCGTGAAAAAGCCTTCGTTCAGTTTCAGGAATTAGGCGTGCCTACTCGTGTCAACGAGAATTACAAATATACCAACCTGATACCCGCTTTCGATCATCCATACAATGTGAATCTTCGTTATATGGAAGTGGATGTTGATCTGAATGATATTTTTCAGTGCGATGTACCTGAGTTGGATACCAATATGGTATTGCTAACGAATGGTTGGTATTACGGAGAAAATAAAGAACTTACCGAATTGCCCAAAGGAGTTATCGTTTGTGGTGTTCAGGAAGCTGCGGTAAAATACCCCGATATATTTAATGCACATTACGGTAAATATGCCAAGCCCGATGAGGATGGCATCGTTGCATTAAATACCGCTTTGGCAAAAGATGGTTTATTCATTTATGTGCCAAAAGGTGTGGTGATCGAAAGGCCAATTCAGGTGGTGAACCTTTTGCGTTCCGATCGTGATTTAATGGCAACACAACGAAATTTATTTATAATTGAGGAAAATGCACAGGCTAAAATTATTGTTTGTGATCATACCTTAACACATCATAAATACTTGAGTAATTCAGTTACCGAAGTAAATGTAGCACCAAATGCAGTGTTCGATCTGTATACTTTACAAAATCAGCATTTAAATTCGGTAATCCTGAATTCTATATTTATCCGTCAGGATACAAATTCAAATGTATTGACCAATACCATTTCTCTTTACGGAGGAACCATTCGCAACAATCATCACGTATTGTTGGATGGCGAGCATTGCGAAAACAATACATATGGAATGTATTTGCTGGACAACAAACAGCATGTTGATAATTTCACATCAATTGATCATGCAAAACCGAATTGTTTAAGCAACGAGCATTTCAAAGGAGTAATGGATGGTGAAGCAACCGGAGCATTTGCAGGACGAATTAATGTTCGCCGTGATGCGCAAAAAACTTTGGCTTACCAATCAAATAATAATTTGTTATTGAGCGATGACGCTCAAATCTACACAAAGCCTCAGTTGATTATCGATGCCGACGATGTGAAGTGCAGTCACGGAGCCACAGTGGGGCAGATGGATGAAGATGCATTGTTTTACCTGCGTGCAAGAGGAATTGATGAAAAAGAAGCTCGTCAGATGTTGATGTTTGCTTTTGCTCACGAAATAATTGAAAAAATTAGAGTGGAGCCACTTAAAGATCGAATTGATGCTTTGGTTGATACAAGATTAAGAGGTGAAATATCAAAATGCAATACTTGCGCCATTGCCTGCAAAAATTAA
- a CDS encoding cysteine desulfurase gives MTLDINKIRNDFPILKELIHGKPLVYFDNAATTQKPRQVIDKLIEYYYKYNSNIHRGVHYLSNKSTDGNENARIIVQNFINAKHSHEIIFTSGATESVNLVANSFGDRYIAEGDEVIVSELEHHSNIVPWQLICERKKAVLKVLPFNDQGELMIDQLDDLITDRTKIIAVNHISNSLGTVNPIRKIIEIAHAKNVRVLVDAAQSVQHKTIDVQELDVDFLVFSGHKIYGPTGIGVLYGKEELLNEMPPWKGGGEMIQEVTFKKTTYNELPYKFEAGTPNYIDAIGLGAAIEYVQNIGIEKIDAYEHELLEYATEKLLSIEGLKIYGTAELKTSVISFLVKGIHFYDMGMLLDQMGIAVRTGTHCTEPVMQHFGIDGTVRASFSFYNTKEEIDVLYNGILKVCKMFAVK, from the coding sequence ATGACCTTGGATATTAATAAAATACGTAATGATTTTCCCATTCTGAAGGAATTGATTCACGGTAAACCTCTTGTTTACTTCGATAATGCTGCAACTACGCAAAAACCTCGTCAGGTAATTGATAAGTTGATAGAGTATTATTACAAGTACAATTCAAATATTCACCGTGGAGTTCATTATCTGAGCAACAAATCCACCGATGGAAACGAGAATGCAAGAATAATTGTACAGAATTTCATCAATGCAAAGCATTCGCATGAAATAATTTTCACCAGTGGAGCAACCGAATCTGTAAATCTGGTTGCCAATTCGTTTGGCGATCGATACATTGCCGAAGGCGATGAGGTGATTGTATCCGAATTGGAGCATCACTCCAATATCGTTCCCTGGCAATTAATCTGCGAAAGAAAAAAGGCAGTCTTAAAAGTATTGCCTTTTAACGATCAAGGAGAATTGATGATTGATCAACTGGATGATTTAATTACCGATCGAACAAAAATCATTGCCGTTAATCACATCTCCAATTCATTAGGTACTGTAAATCCTATTCGTAAAATAATTGAGATTGCGCATGCTAAAAACGTTCGCGTTTTAGTCGATGCCGCTCAATCTGTTCAGCACAAAACAATCGACGTTCAGGAATTGGATGTGGATTTTCTCGTGTTTTCCGGACACAAAATTTACGGACCAACAGGAATTGGTGTTTTGTATGGCAAAGAAGAATTGCTTAATGAAATGCCACCCTGGAAAGGCGGAGGTGAAATGATACAGGAAGTTACTTTCAAGAAAACAACCTATAACGAACTGCCCTATAAATTTGAAGCAGGAACCCCAAATTATATCGATGCCATTGGTTTAGGAGCGGCAATTGAGTATGTTCAAAACATAGGAATCGAAAAAATTGATGCCTACGAACACGAATTGCTCGAATACGCAACCGAAAAACTTTTGTCAATCGAAGGTTTGAAAATATACGGAACTGCTGAGCTGAAAACATCAGTAATTTCATTTTTGGTCAAAGGAATTCATTTCTACGATATGGGAATGCTTCTCGATCAAATGGGAATCGCCGTAAGAACAGGTACACATTGCACCGAGCCAGTAATGCAGCATTTTGGCATCGACGGAACTGTACGGGCATCATTTTCCTTTTACAATACCAAAGAAGAAATTGATGTACTCTATAACGGCATTCTGAAAGTTTGCAAAATGTTTGCAGTAAAATAG
- a CDS encoding SufE family protein — protein sequence MTINEIQEDIIEEFAGFEDWMDKYAYLIELGTDLSGLDAEHQTDSNLIKGCQSKVWFNASLENGIVKLQADSDAIIVKGIAALLIRVFNNQTPEDIMNADLKFIDEIGLKQHLSPTRSNGLVSMVKQIKMYGIAFDHVSKQTK from the coding sequence ATGACAATAAACGAAATTCAGGAAGATATAATTGAAGAATTTGCAGGATTTGAAGATTGGATGGATAAATACGCCTATCTAATTGAATTAGGAACAGATCTTTCCGGTTTAGATGCAGAACATCAAACAGATTCAAATCTCATAAAAGGTTGTCAGTCAAAAGTGTGGTTCAATGCTTCACTCGAGAACGGAATTGTGAAATTACAAGCCGATAGCGATGCCATTATCGTAAAAGGAATTGCAGCACTATTGATTCGTGTTTTCAACAATCAAACCCCTGAGGATATAATGAATGCCGATTTAAAATTTATTGACGAAATCGGTTTAAAGCAACATTTATCTCCTACTCGCTCAAATGGATTAGTTTCCATGGTTAAACAAATAAAAATGTATGGAATTGCTTTCGATCATGTAAGCAAACAAACAAAATAA
- a CDS encoding metal-sulfur cluster assembly factor: MGKKETEAIIIEVLKTIYDPEIPVNIYDLGLIYEVDMYEEDEVKITMTLTAPNCPMADQILEEVNERTKSLPQIEDVTVVLTFDPPWDKEMMTEEAKLELGFL, encoded by the coding sequence ATGGGAAAAAAGGAAACAGAAGCAATAATCATCGAGGTTTTAAAAACCATTTACGATCCCGAAATTCCAGTGAATATTTACGATCTGGGATTGATATATGAAGTGGATATGTATGAGGAAGATGAGGTGAAAATCACGATGACTCTTACAGCTCCAAACTGTCCAATGGCCGACCAAATTTTGGAAGAAGTGAATGAAAGAACAAAATCCTTACCGCAAATCGAAGATGTAACCGTTGTGTTAACCTTCGATCCACCTTGGGATAAAGAAATGATGACCGAAGAAGCAAAACTCGAATTGGGTTTTCTTTAA
- the queG gene encoding tRNA epoxyqueuosine(34) reductase QueG encodes MNLTLTAKSNLIKSKALELGLDLCGIAKADFLEDEKENFQSWLDKEYHGEMAYMANNIEKRLDPRLLVENTKSIVVVGLNYFPKQQQEDPEAPVIAKYAYGKDYHFVLKDRLNQLLEYINTEIGEVSGRAFVDSAPILEHAWAKKAGLGWIGKNSLLLNRKIGSFLFLGELLIDMELEYEEEKYQDFCGGCSKCIRACPTGAITEPYVVNGSKCISYFTIELKGEIPEEMKGKFENRAFGCDICQDVCPWNRMAKAHSVPEFEPNPDLLSLSKAEWEQMEAHKFGEIFKNSAVKRTKFKGLKRNLDFITENNDENT; translated from the coding sequence ATGAATCTCACCCTCACAGCAAAATCAAATCTCATAAAATCCAAGGCTCTCGAACTTGGTCTGGATCTTTGTGGAATCGCAAAGGCTGATTTTTTGGAAGATGAAAAGGAGAATTTTCAATCCTGGTTAGATAAGGAGTATCATGGAGAAATGGCGTATATGGCCAATAATATCGAAAAACGATTAGATCCTCGTTTATTGGTTGAAAATACAAAGTCCATTGTTGTTGTGGGTCTAAACTATTTTCCAAAGCAGCAGCAAGAAGATCCCGAAGCACCCGTAATTGCGAAATATGCCTACGGAAAAGATTATCACTTCGTACTAAAGGATCGATTGAATCAACTTTTAGAATACATCAATACTGAAATTGGTGAAGTTTCTGGCCGCGCATTTGTCGATTCGGCTCCAATCCTGGAACATGCCTGGGCAAAAAAAGCCGGTTTAGGCTGGATCGGGAAAAATTCACTACTTCTCAATCGTAAAATAGGATCATTTCTTTTCCTGGGCGAATTGCTCATCGATATGGAATTGGAATATGAGGAAGAAAAATATCAGGATTTTTGCGGAGGATGCAGTAAATGCATTCGGGCCTGTCCAACTGGAGCAATTACCGAACCTTATGTCGTAAATGGCAGCAAATGCATTTCCTATTTCACCATCGAGCTCAAAGGTGAAATCCCCGAAGAAATGAAGGGTAAATTCGAAAATCGTGCATTTGGTTGTGATATTTGTCAGGATGTTTGTCCCTGGAACCGTATGGCAAAAGCTCATTCCGTTCCAGAATTTGAACCGAATCCAGATCTGCTTTCCTTGTCAAAAGCAGAATGGGAACAAATGGAGGCTCATAAATTTGGTGAGATCTTCAAAAATTCGGCTGTCAAGCGCACAAAGTTCAAAGGCTTAAAACGCAATCTCGATTTTATCACCGAAAATAATGATGAAAATACCTAA
- a CDS encoding alpha/beta hydrolase, whose protein sequence is MEHYIYHVNPDKESKLFFQLWQPSAKPKAVICLVHGIGEHSSRYHEWAELFVEKNIAVVSYDQRGHGLSDGKRGVIPSYEILMDDIDFALKEVKKHFEDTPCFLYGHSMGGGEVLNHLITRKSNYLGVISTSPWIVTQEAPPKIVIPFLRTLSNLFPYISIKTSFDAKRLSHIEQVCIKYNEDELIHHMVSFRLFIDAYDAGYRVLKNPDKVKKPLLLLHGTDDQITDPNASKTFSEGVVNRCTYIQYNKAYHELHNEFCRLDVFVDIINWIETQLAENK, encoded by the coding sequence ATGGAGCATTATATTTATCATGTAAATCCCGATAAGGAAAGCAAGTTGTTTTTTCAGCTCTGGCAACCATCTGCTAAACCCAAAGCCGTAATTTGTTTGGTGCATGGTATTGGCGAGCATTCTTCCAGGTATCACGAGTGGGCTGAATTATTTGTTGAAAAGAACATTGCAGTTGTAAGTTACGATCAGCGAGGTCATGGTTTGTCCGATGGAAAAAGAGGAGTCATTCCATCTTACGAAATACTAATGGATGATATTGATTTCGCTCTTAAGGAAGTGAAAAAGCATTTTGAAGATACCCCATGCTTTCTATACGGTCATAGCATGGGCGGAGGAGAGGTTTTAAATCATTTAATTACCCGAAAGTCAAATTATTTGGGCGTTATTTCCACTTCACCATGGATTGTTACGCAAGAGGCACCACCTAAAATTGTAATTCCTTTTCTTCGAACGCTGTCAAATTTATTTCCGTACATTAGTATTAAAACTAGTTTCGATGCTAAACGGCTATCACATATCGAGCAGGTTTGTATCAAATATAATGAAGATGAATTAATTCATCATATGGTTTCTTTTCGATTATTTATTGATGCATATGATGCCGGTTACAGAGTTTTGAAGAATCCGGATAAAGTAAAAAAACCATTATTATTGCTTCATGGGACGGATGATCAGATTACAGATCCCAATGCAAGTAAGACTTTTTCTGAGGGTGTTGTAAATAGGTGTACCTATATTCAATACAATAAAGCTTATCATGAATTGCACAATGAATTCTGTCGTCTGGATGTTTTTGTTGATATTATTAATTGGATAGAAACTCAATTAGCTGAGAATAAATAA
- a CDS encoding GSCFA domain-containing protein, protein MENFRTEVKIPESKDKFTYNSKAIVLGSCFTENIGEQLAKYKFDVNINPFGVIYNPISVGNSLKILIDNKKFSEEDLNFANDMWFSFSHHGRFSNVDVNECLDAINTEIKKSSLDLANSDVLYITFGTSWVFELIDSGVIVSNCHKLPAQEFNRYRLDVDEIVKFYKELIVSLSIFNPNLKIVFTVSPIRHWKDGAHGNQLSKATLLLAVEQLVDLFDQVSYFPSYEIVMDELRDYRFYGEDMLHMNSTSINYIWSRFVETYIEKDTLVVMKRVAKIVSAASHRPFNPDTVSHQQFITSTLSDIEKLENQYPNIVFDKEKSLLLKNLHL, encoded by the coding sequence ATGGAAAATTTCAGAACTGAGGTAAAGATTCCCGAATCGAAAGATAAGTTTACCTACAATTCAAAAGCAATCGTGCTGGGTTCTTGTTTTACTGAAAATATTGGTGAGCAATTAGCCAAATATAAATTTGATGTTAATATTAATCCGTTTGGCGTAATATATAATCCTATAAGTGTTGGTAATAGTTTAAAAATACTAATCGATAATAAGAAATTCTCCGAAGAAGATCTAAATTTCGCAAATGATATGTGGTTTAGCTTTTCTCATCACGGACGATTTTCAAATGTCGATGTGAACGAATGTTTAGATGCTATCAATACCGAAATTAAAAAATCATCATTAGATCTGGCAAATTCTGACGTTCTATACATTACATTCGGAACTTCCTGGGTTTTTGAATTGATCGATTCCGGCGTTATTGTTTCCAATTGCCACAAATTACCAGCTCAAGAATTTAATCGATACCGATTAGATGTTGATGAAATTGTAAAGTTTTATAAAGAATTGATTGTTTCATTATCAATTTTTAATCCAAACTTGAAAATCGTATTTACAGTAAGCCCAATTCGACATTGGAAGGATGGTGCTCATGGAAATCAGCTTAGTAAGGCAACTTTACTCTTGGCTGTTGAGCAGTTAGTAGATCTTTTCGATCAGGTATCTTACTTTCCTTCCTATGAAATAGTAATGGATGAGTTAAGGGATTACCGATTTTATGGCGAAGACATGCTACATATGAATTCAACTTCGATAAATTACATTTGGAGTCGTTTTGTAGAAACATATATAGAGAAAGATACGCTTGTAGTTATGAAACGGGTTGCTAAAATTGTTTCTGCAGCTAGTCACAGACCTTTTAATCCTGACACAGTAAGTCATCAGCAGTTTATTACTAGCACTTTAAGTGATATCGAGAAATTGGAGAATCAATATCCCAATATTGTCTTCGATAAAGAAAAGTCACTTTTATTAAAAAATCTGCACCTTTAG
- a CDS encoding putative porin, with translation MKQFFILLSVLTCLYLESYSQVYMGGPGDSQSDQLGNRSKNKKDGNELDSLGYNDVKSVIKSWRLSDYSTSKELIDLDTLLGLQHNYNPIFKKSISNSYLGNLGSPYQTNIYKDRLSSEQFLFFSTYRAYMLKPEDVVFFNTTTPYTSVYYETGGPKGQSENLLKVLHTQNISPNWNVGLSYNLISSDGQYQNQKTKLYDFSFFSTYKKERYGFDFVLNQNRLSNEENGGLNEDIDLTEGSEDSENLKVNLDDAKSKLTNFNFFMNNTYGIGEEREVVQEKDTSYIYPIDLVYSLKYESDSRRFREAISEVDSFYVNSYYDTENTFDKVEYSNVKNTFQIVFNENKNKWIRLGARFGIISDFGKYNSRLITNEIALKQKDTKVHNNQLLASLFSTVGSSFNWNVTGTYVFEGYNQNDFNLKYELTKWIGDKDSIQHGVSVIAKLDSKTPDFLVSKYYGNHQQWNSNFDKINELELGFEYFNEKRHLKIGGQINQIDNYTYFGLDATPKQTGKGITVLTGYLEKRFKLGNFYLNQKLVGQKVSEDRILPLPTFSIYSNNYYKNTFFSGALGLQVGFAVHYNTAFYAPDYMPSTGQFFLQNQKEIGDYPKVDLYFNFRIKRTRIFVMYEHMNSSIGSKSYFGSPHYPLNPAMLKYGLIWTFYD, from the coding sequence ATGAAACAATTCTTTATACTTTTATCAGTTTTAACTTGTCTTTACTTGGAATCCTATTCTCAGGTATATATGGGTGGACCCGGTGATTCTCAAAGTGATCAGTTAGGGAATCGAAGTAAGAATAAAAAGGATGGTAACGAGCTAGACAGTTTGGGCTATAATGATGTCAAATCTGTAATTAAGAGCTGGAGACTTTCAGATTATTCGACCAGTAAGGAATTAATTGATTTGGATACACTATTAGGATTGCAACACAATTACAATCCAATATTTAAGAAAAGTATTTCTAATTCTTATTTGGGGAATTTAGGTTCTCCATATCAAACTAATATTTATAAAGATCGTTTAAGTTCTGAACAGTTTCTGTTTTTTTCTACATATAGGGCGTACATGCTTAAGCCGGAAGATGTTGTGTTTTTTAATACGACAACACCTTATACGAGTGTTTATTATGAGACAGGTGGGCCTAAAGGACAATCAGAAAACTTGTTAAAAGTATTACATACACAGAATATTAGTCCTAATTGGAATGTTGGTCTTAGTTATAATTTGATATCCAGTGATGGTCAATATCAAAATCAGAAAACTAAATTGTATGATTTCAGCTTTTTCTCAACTTATAAAAAGGAACGTTATGGTTTTGATTTTGTTCTGAATCAAAATCGTCTCAGCAACGAGGAGAATGGTGGGTTGAATGAGGATATTGATTTAACTGAGGGGAGCGAAGATTCGGAAAATTTGAAAGTTAATCTTGATGATGCCAAAAGCAAATTAACCAATTTCAACTTTTTTATGAACAATACTTATGGTATTGGTGAAGAAAGAGAAGTTGTTCAAGAGAAGGATACGTCTTATATTTATCCAATTGATTTAGTTTATAGTTTGAAGTATGAATCGGATAGTAGAAGGTTTCGTGAAGCAATATCGGAGGTTGATTCTTTCTACGTAAATTCCTATTACGATACTGAGAATACATTTGATAAAGTTGAGTATTCTAATGTGAAAAATACCTTTCAGATTGTTTTTAATGAAAATAAAAACAAATGGATTCGATTGGGAGCTAGATTTGGGATTATAAGTGATTTTGGCAAGTACAACTCTAGATTAATTACCAATGAAATTGCACTGAAGCAAAAGGATACAAAAGTTCACAATAATCAACTTCTTGCTAGTTTGTTTAGTACGGTAGGATCGTCGTTTAATTGGAATGTTACCGGAACATATGTATTTGAAGGGTATAATCAGAATGATTTTAATTTAAAATATGAATTAACAAAATGGATTGGCGATAAAGATTCAATTCAACATGGAGTTTCGGTAATTGCAAAATTGGATTCTAAAACACCTGATTTTTTGGTTTCTAAGTATTACGGCAATCACCAACAGTGGAATTCGAATTTTGATAAAATCAATGAATTAGAGCTTGGATTTGAATATTTTAATGAGAAAAGACATCTAAAAATTGGTGGGCAAATTAACCAAATTGACAATTATACCTATTTTGGATTGGATGCAACACCAAAACAAACAGGAAAAGGAATTACGGTTTTAACCGGATATTTAGAAAAAAGATTCAAATTAGGAAACTTTTATCTAAACCAAAAGTTAGTTGGTCAAAAAGTATCTGAGGATAGAATTTTGCCATTACCAACTTTTTCAATCTATAGTAATAACTATTATAAAAATACATTTTTTAGTGGTGCACTCGGTCTTCAAGTAGGATTTGCTGTACATTACAATACAGCATTTTATGCTCCTGATTATATGCCTTCCACAGGACAGTTCTTTTTGCAAAATCAAAAGGAAATTGGTGATTATCCTAAGGTTGACCTCTACTTTAACTTTCGAATTAAGCGAACACGTATCTTTGTTATGTATGAGCATATGAACTCATCAATTGGAAGTAAAAGTTATTTTGGGTCTCCTCACTATCCTCTCAATCCAGCCATGTTAAAATATGGACTAATATGGACATTTTACGATTAA